In Paenibacillus algicola, a genomic segment contains:
- a CDS encoding Ig-like domain-containing protein, translating into MSNKSYQSKENPLYVPIQGGDKKVMKKILSVALSTAMAFSMFAGVAFGDDNLTAQQKFDVLKEAKVVAGYPDGQAHLDKELTRAEFAKVVSTLMGLQPITGQLSFKDKGYTSSNWAVPYIEAVYSANLMEGKSTTKMIFDYNGKISVQEMATVLVRALKLEIPAEVNNNASTWAKGYVQAAINSNIISASANPTANATRSQMVDTAYAIYLAEQQPQVMSYEVSENGKVVTFKLANNEAVKVTLETALAPNTATEVKFSNGGYDYTESVTWVVTDATKVENVSASNLREVVVGFDGEVDPTTAEDESNYSIAGFTVKNADLSNDRRTVTLTVADSTNANAGLTNQKEYKLSVMNVRAGSKVISATDVKFTPVDAALPVAQSAQALGNKTIKVTFSEPVMNATVNNFKINNNNVFGATEVTGNVVILKVYNTLPNGEHTLNVTGVSDFSGLKNLSSDLKFTVVEDVTAPTVAGVEKATFEEVTLKFSEPVDKASVLASNIYWMQGSSKRVASSVEAISDDTYKFTFNSTNKLVYTTDLMVEGVRDYSGNAIAANTKVQVSPVIDQTRPEVVNATLKNNNKTITVKFSKNVGSSALTASNYVVKDADGKEVSKLKDVTRVGGDSKTVEVELYQALSQGKKYTLEIAGVADTTTLQNVMLPYSKELTIGDTTAPTVTNVSYVAANNSVVVTFSEVMATSGDGAIVLPEKYSYRNENNAWQTLPSGTTVNVSSDGKSAILVFPSDVSVSSKVKGFEVRLVKDVAGNYLENLRDTRDTIGEANAIALNAANATATNKIEVVFSQALQSGSAQISDFTVTADNEELAVNSAVVDGSKVVLTLSDNNKLDANGQYDGEQVSVAVKANASLATPAGKQIAGAANTTVQDKIAPAIKEVATTVSTSTYAFNVTFTEAIAADANNAYDFEVRVDGKTLQAGASNDYTVRVGTGINGDVATNVVVVDLADAVGTANKGKVVDVRVKPYPSFLKDTEGNLVSGNDSFYSTFIPNN; encoded by the coding sequence ATGAGTAACAAGAGCTATCAATCTAAAGAAAATCCATTATATGTTCCTATTCAAGGAGGAGACAAAAAGGTTATGAAGAAAATTTTATCCGTAGCACTGTCTACAGCAATGGCATTCTCCATGTTTGCTGGTGTTGCATTCGGTGATGACAATCTTACTGCACAACAAAAGTTTGACGTACTTAAAGAAGCTAAAGTCGTAGCTGGATATCCAGACGGCCAAGCTCACCTTGACAAAGAACTGACTCGCGCTGAGTTCGCGAAAGTAGTATCCACTCTGATGGGTCTGCAGCCAATCACTGGCCAGCTGTCTTTCAAAGACAAAGGCTACACATCCTCTAACTGGGCTGTTCCTTACATCGAAGCAGTTTACTCTGCTAACCTGATGGAAGGTAAGAGCACTACGAAGATGATCTTCGACTACAACGGTAAAATTTCCGTACAGGAAATGGCTACAGTTCTGGTACGTGCACTGAAGCTGGAAATCCCTGCTGAAGTGAACAACAACGCTTCCACTTGGGCTAAAGGATATGTTCAAGCTGCAATCAACAGCAACATCATCTCCGCTTCTGCGAACCCAACTGCGAACGCTACACGTTCCCAAATGGTAGACACTGCTTACGCAATTTACCTGGCTGAGCAACAGCCACAAGTTATGTCCTACGAAGTTTCCGAGAACGGCAAAGTTGTTACCTTCAAACTGGCTAACAACGAAGCTGTGAAAGTAACTCTGGAAACTGCTTTGGCTCCTAACACAGCAACTGAAGTGAAGTTCTCTAACGGTGGCTACGACTACACTGAGAGCGTAACTTGGGTTGTAACTGACGCAACTAAAGTTGAGAATGTATCTGCATCCAACCTGCGTGAAGTTGTTGTAGGATTTGATGGTGAGGTAGATCCTACTACTGCTGAAGATGAAAGCAACTACAGTATTGCTGGTTTTACTGTAAAGAATGCTGATCTTTCTAATGACAGAAGAACAGTGACTCTGACAGTTGCGGATAGCACTAATGCTAATGCAGGATTGACCAACCAAAAAGAATACAAGCTGAGCGTGATGAACGTTCGTGCAGGAAGCAAAGTAATCTCTGCAACTGACGTTAAATTCACACCGGTTGACGCTGCTCTTCCAGTAGCTCAATCTGCTCAAGCTCTGGGTAACAAAACAATCAAGGTTACTTTCAGTGAGCCTGTAATGAACGCAACAGTTAACAACTTCAAAATCAACAACAACAACGTTTTCGGTGCTACTGAAGTAACTGGTAATGTTGTGATCTTGAAGGTGTACAACACTCTGCCAAATGGCGAGCACACACTGAACGTAACTGGAGTATCTGACTTCTCCGGACTGAAGAACCTGTCTTCCGATCTGAAATTCACTGTAGTTGAAGATGTTACTGCTCCAACTGTAGCTGGCGTTGAGAAAGCTACATTCGAAGAAGTAACTCTGAAATTCAGTGAGCCGGTAGACAAAGCTTCTGTGCTGGCTTCTAACATCTACTGGATGCAAGGCTCCAGCAAGCGTGTTGCTTCTAGTGTAGAAGCAATCAGCGATGATACTTACAAGTTTACTTTCAACTCTACTAACAAGCTTGTATACACTACTGACCTGATGGTTGAAGGCGTAAGAGACTACTCCGGTAATGCGATTGCGGCTAACACTAAAGTACAAGTGAGCCCAGTTATCGACCAAACTCGTCCAGAAGTTGTAAATGCAACTCTGAAGAACAATAACAAGACTATTACTGTGAAGTTCTCCAAGAACGTAGGTAGCTCTGCATTGACTGCATCCAACTATGTAGTTAAGGATGCTGACGGTAAAGAAGTTTCTAAGCTGAAGGATGTCACTCGTGTTGGTGGTGATTCCAAAACAGTTGAAGTAGAATTGTATCAAGCCTTGTCCCAAGGCAAGAAATATACTCTTGAAATTGCAGGAGTAGCTGATACAACAACTCTTCAAAATGTAATGCTTCCTTACTCCAAGGAACTGACCATTGGAGATACAACTGCACCTACAGTAACTAATGTATCTTATGTGGCTGCAAACAACAGTGTCGTTGTTACATTTAGTGAAGTGATGGCAACTAGCGGCGACGGCGCGATTGTTCTGCCTGAGAAATATTCTTATAGAAATGAGAATAATGCTTGGCAAACTCTGCCTTCGGGTACAACGGTTAACGTTTCTTCTGACGGCAAGTCTGCAATCTTGGTGTTCCCATCTGACGTAAGTGTTTCTTCTAAAGTTAAAGGCTTTGAAGTGAGACTTGTTAAAGACGTAGCAGGTAACTACCTGGAGAATCTTCGTGACACAAGAGATACAATTGGTGAAGCAAATGCTATTGCATTAAACGCAGCTAACGCTACAGCTACAAACAAGATTGAAGTTGTGTTTAGCCAAGCTCTTCAATCCGGTTCTGCACAGATCAGTGACTTTACTGTGACAGCTGATAATGAAGAACTAGCTGTAAACTCTGCAGTTGTAGACGGCTCGAAAGTTGTTCTGACATTGTCAGATAACAACAAATTGGATGCTAATGGCCAGTATGATGGTGAACAAGTTAGTGTAGCTGTCAAGGCTAATGCTTCCTTGGCTACTCCAGCTGGTAAGCAAATCGCAGGTGCGGCAAACACAACTGTTCAAGATAAAATTGCTCCAGCAATCAAAGAAGTTGCAACTACTGTGAGCACTTCTACTTATGCCTTTAACGTTACATTCACAGAGGCTATTGCAGCTGATGCTAACAACGCTTACGACTTTGAAGTGCGTGTAGACGGCAAGACTCTGCAAGCAGGAGCTAGCAATGACTACACAGTCCGAGTTGGTACTGGTATCAATGGTGATGTAGCTACTAACGTAGTTGTTGTCGACCTTGCTGATGCTGTAGGTACTGCAAACAAAGGTAAAGTGGTTGATGTTCGCGTCAAGCCTTACCCAAGCTTCCTGAAGGATACTGAAGGTAACCTTGTATCTGGCAACGACAGCTTCTACTCCACATTTATTCCTAACAACTAA
- a CDS encoding S-layer homology domain-containing protein, which yields MLKRLLSIMLTVVMAAGLMPPAFMESVKAAGTSFLFPQEYYNLASPPVSISEKLSLNGTLSGVSDSNISYDVYQITKTQDGNGNTVQKDIIDRREGITGNINASGQNIQVSEIQLFPGLNKIVFHGRQGSSTITDNPIYVEYRNGPSLYNLKAYLSQGSRDVELKENDSAVLIAPVATPFYGVDKADISITGSAPSAEKITVEVNGKIWSYNLSSYNNYEFIASPVSVNSGKNIVKLTVYNKNQKLETIREITFFNGRTTFYDVTALQKNASGSVLRESTDMTAGADFPIETTAGDPISAKGKVIVPVVNGTYPTSLTYTFSGGATGTGTIPLTFDPLSSPSNGYMIGEFVTSDVSSYTLDSRVTLSMRAGDTTGDAYVTLRDMNRPYVAEINYLNGYTSGMSNQRLLGLTGSTLDGATITSVPTAVEVLVVNGTGHNIQISRITDSKGNTLALSTYPQLYQDTVVKNINGRPTYLDRFILELTSLPANGYQKLTFRIDGPNGGDTKDAAVTLLYGPFVQFTSMVDEQMISVDTSNISSASDTVADALSRMSGTLNNVPNRSDIIYSGTGQTVYLYVNNVEVRLESDGSDGFRLAGGLTNQDLYNRFSTGQNTVRFVYRTTKNTYERTYKVNLLPLNVPTIPAKDTLGIIPFPYLGYNDRAPDQLDARFEKSGSIYKTEESRMNVYGTFDILNLGGNPTEVNNKFGTMTTADKQKYMLQIVSPKIDGSDQTYTWTLDHEFIVDNVSMNASNPVPGLTVYYHPDKKSFSFILRDQEIPADGTPKVYTMKVFNNGAGGPSASQRLEVIKITKPINVLRPVVGKRIVNQNFVEVIIASDQASEILIGKEKAEKFAYDIDYDGVIDYPNAFRILVKDLKPNKANEIDIVAVVGDDEVEQSISIQYVPVNIPGAQYMMEMKTSHKVFDNALSLTFQRGTSLIRRDYNIPEQLKNQVFTGHDILFAIGNSEDGVVNRYEFEGVPIDFDNMVATGRREFISNFQSRFVKSSPVFWIDPGIADRVATKSDYDPTTYGVDPYQFAGSGMRMFYDRIPEDELVPSKVGTLELSYDSSISVEAGKLITVFRYNPDIKKWENIGGVVDAKKHTIEVPFDRFGYYVVAKLGYSYQDIVDHPYAKDFAETLYAKGIMNAFDPTNEFGMSKYVSRGEFTTMIVKSLNLPLNYMGPKHFSELPSDPTLVNPDGLYDFRYIETAARAGIVRGTQPQYFDAANSIQRQDAAVIIAGALNMKLETDRDKIDKGLQKYFKDYAEINYYARPSVLAIAKKGFIQGSLVDSNDPSKGYMFNPKARTLRADAAIIVARVMVDLKKLPKM from the coding sequence ATGTTAAAAAGACTACTGTCCATCATGCTGACGGTCGTTATGGCTGCGGGCCTGATGCCCCCAGCCTTCATGGAAAGCGTTAAGGCTGCAGGAACATCATTCTTGTTCCCGCAGGAATATTACAATCTGGCGTCCCCGCCGGTCTCAATCTCAGAGAAGCTGAGCTTGAACGGTACGCTGTCCGGCGTCAGTGACAGCAACATCTCCTATGATGTTTACCAGATCACCAAGACGCAGGATGGGAACGGCAATACCGTCCAGAAGGACATCATCGACCGTCGTGAGGGCATCACGGGCAATATCAATGCCAGTGGCCAGAACATTCAAGTCAGTGAGATTCAGCTGTTCCCAGGCCTGAACAAGATTGTGTTCCACGGCAGACAGGGCTCCAGCACAATCACCGACAATCCGATCTATGTGGAGTATCGGAATGGCCCGTCCCTTTACAACTTGAAGGCGTATCTGTCTCAGGGCAGCCGGGATGTAGAGCTGAAGGAGAACGATTCTGCAGTGCTGATCGCTCCCGTCGCGACGCCATTCTACGGAGTGGATAAAGCGGATATCAGCATCACAGGCAGTGCTCCGAGTGCAGAGAAGATTACCGTTGAAGTGAACGGCAAGATCTGGAGCTACAATCTGTCCAGCTATAATAACTACGAATTTATCGCTTCACCAGTCAGTGTTAACTCCGGCAAGAATATTGTGAAGCTGACGGTGTATAACAAGAATCAGAAGCTCGAAACTATCCGGGAAATAACCTTCTTTAACGGCCGGACGACCTTCTATGATGTAACCGCGCTGCAGAAGAATGCCAGTGGCAGCGTGCTGAGAGAGTCAACAGACATGACGGCAGGAGCCGATTTTCCAATTGAAACGACAGCAGGCGATCCCATCTCCGCCAAGGGTAAGGTCATAGTTCCTGTAGTGAACGGAACTTACCCTACCTCATTGACATACACCTTCAGCGGCGGCGCAACCGGGACCGGTACGATTCCGCTGACGTTCGATCCGTTGTCATCCCCTTCTAACGGGTATATGATCGGGGAATTTGTAACGAGTGATGTCAGCTCCTACACGCTGGACAGCAGAGTAACATTGAGCATGCGGGCGGGAGATACGACCGGAGATGCGTATGTGACGCTGCGGGATATGAATCGCCCGTACGTGGCCGAGATTAATTATCTCAATGGCTATACCAGCGGGATGTCCAATCAGCGGCTGCTTGGTTTGACAGGCAGTACGCTGGACGGCGCAACCATCACTTCCGTGCCGACTGCGGTAGAAGTGCTGGTTGTGAACGGTACAGGACATAACATTCAAATCAGCCGCATAACCGACTCCAAAGGCAATACCCTGGCGCTGTCGACGTATCCTCAGCTATACCAGGATACTGTGGTGAAGAATATTAACGGCCGACCAACTTATCTTGACCGGTTCATTCTAGAGCTGACCAGCCTGCCGGCCAACGGGTATCAGAAGCTGACGTTTCGTATCGACGGTCCAAATGGAGGAGATACGAAGGATGCTGCGGTAACACTGCTCTATGGACCGTTTGTCCAGTTCACAAGCATGGTCGATGAGCAGATGATTTCAGTGGATACCTCCAATATTTCTTCGGCAAGTGATACCGTAGCAGATGCGCTCAGCCGTATGAGCGGTACACTGAACAATGTCCCGAACCGCAGTGATATTATCTACAGCGGAACCGGACAGACTGTGTACTTGTATGTGAATAATGTAGAGGTGCGTCTGGAGTCTGACGGAAGCGATGGCTTCAGATTGGCGGGAGGCCTTACCAATCAGGATTTATATAATCGGTTTAGTACCGGACAGAATACGGTGCGCTTTGTGTACCGTACAACCAAGAATACGTACGAAAGAACCTATAAGGTGAACCTGCTGCCGCTCAACGTACCGACAATTCCGGCGAAGGACACCTTGGGCATTATCCCGTTCCCGTACCTGGGCTATAATGACAGAGCACCGGACCAGCTGGACGCACGTTTTGAGAAGTCCGGTTCCATCTACAAGACCGAAGAGAGCCGCATGAATGTATACGGCACCTTTGATATTTTGAATCTCGGAGGTAACCCTACCGAAGTAAATAACAAGTTCGGTACGATGACCACTGCGGACAAGCAGAAATACATGCTCCAGATCGTGTCTCCGAAGATTGATGGCAGCGACCAGACTTATACCTGGACTCTGGACCATGAGTTTATTGTAGACAATGTGAGCATGAATGCTTCCAATCCGGTACCGGGACTGACTGTGTACTACCATCCGGACAAGAAGAGCTTCTCCTTCATTCTGAGAGACCAGGAAATACCGGCTGACGGCACACCGAAGGTATACACGATGAAAGTGTTTAACAATGGCGCCGGCGGACCTTCTGCTTCCCAGCGTCTTGAAGTCATCAAGATTACGAAGCCGATTAACGTGCTGCGTCCTGTAGTCGGGAAGAGAATCGTGAACCAGAACTTTGTAGAGGTGATCATTGCTTCCGACCAGGCCTCTGAAATCTTGATTGGCAAGGAAAAGGCAGAGAAGTTTGCCTATGATATTGATTATGACGGTGTTATTGACTATCCGAATGCTTTCCGTATTCTGGTGAAGGATCTCAAGCCAAACAAGGCGAACGAGATCGATATTGTGGCCGTTGTCGGCGATGATGAGGTGGAGCAGTCAATCTCCATTCAATACGTTCCGGTTAATATTCCGGGAGCACAGTACATGATGGAGATGAAGACATCTCATAAAGTGTTCGACAATGCGCTTTCCCTGACGTTCCAGCGGGGCACCAGCCTGATCCGCAGAGATTATAACATTCCGGAGCAGCTGAAGAATCAGGTGTTTACAGGACATGATATTCTGTTTGCGATCGGCAACAGTGAAGACGGGGTTGTAAACCGTTATGAATTCGAAGGTGTGCCGATTGATTTCGACAACATGGTAGCTACAGGCCGCCGGGAGTTTATCAGTAACTTCCAGTCACGTTTCGTGAAGTCGAGTCCCGTATTCTGGATTGATCCGGGTATTGCAGACCGGGTAGCAACGAAGAGTGATTATGACCCAACCACGTACGGGGTGGATCCGTACCAGTTTGCGGGCTCCGGCATGAGAATGTTCTACGACCGAATTCCAGAGGATGAGCTGGTTCCATCCAAGGTGGGAACGCTTGAGTTGTCTTACGATTCAAGCATTTCGGTAGAGGCAGGCAAGCTGATTACGGTTTTCCGCTACAACCCGGACATTAAGAAGTGGGAAAATATTGGCGGTGTAGTGGATGCCAAGAAGCATACCATCGAGGTGCCGTTTGATCGGTTTGGCTACTATGTTGTCGCGAAGCTGGGATACTCTTATCAGGATATTGTAGACCATCCATATGCCAAGGATTTTGCAGAGACGCTGTATGCTAAAGGAATCATGAACGCATTTGATCCGACGAATGAGTTCGGGATGTCCAAGTATGTATCCAGAGGCGAGTTCACAACGATGATCGTGAAGTCGCTGAACCTGCCGCTGAACTACATGGGACCGAAGCACTTCTCCGAGCTGCCTTCAGATCCGACACTTGTGAATCCGGACGGGCTGTATGATTTCCGATACATCGAAACAGCTGCAAGAGCTGGTATTGTCCGCGGTACTCAGCCGCAGTATTTCGATGCTGCGAATTCCATTCAGCGTCAGGATGCCGCGGTCATTATTGCCGGCGCACTAAATATGAAGCTGGAGACCGATCGAGACAAGATTGATAAAGGGCTGCAGAAGTATTTCAAAGATTATGCCGAGATTAACTATTATGCACGTCCAAGCGTACTTGCGATTGCGAAGAAGGGCTTCATTCAAGGCTCTCTTGTAGACTCGAATGATCCGTCGAAGGGTTATATGTTTAACCCGAAGGCGAGAACGCTGCGTGCAGATGCCGCCATCATTGTGGCGCGTGTCATGGTAGACCTTAAGAAGCTGCCTAAGATGTAA
- a CDS encoding glycosyltransferase family 4 protein produces MLPVYVIGFIVSLALALVLTPLVKKFAIRIGAVDVPDARKVHTRIMPRLGGLGIYLAFVIGLIAVLPFIPDSLSARDANFMKAFLIGGSMIVLIGALDDRFQLSAKVKFLAQIAAACVVVFGFNITVDFVNIPFQDAYSSLETWIAVPLTIFWIVGVTNAINLIDGLDGLAAGVSGIAIGTILVMSLLMGYTMVAMLCLLLLGGIIGFLFFNFHPAKIFMGDAGSLFLGFSLAMLSLLGFKQIAIVSFITPLIIIGVPLSDTFFAIVRRKLQNKPIFAPDKGHLHHCLRELGFSHRQTVLLIYAIAAFFGVLAVIQSSAALYEANWVTFVVICFMMFFMQIGAEVIGLVSKTKRPLLSLISRMRVRSNADSGSK; encoded by the coding sequence ATGTTACCAGTATACGTAATCGGGTTTATTGTGTCGCTGGCGCTGGCGCTGGTGCTGACACCGCTCGTGAAGAAGTTCGCGATCAGAATCGGTGCTGTGGATGTCCCGGATGCCCGTAAAGTGCATACCAGAATTATGCCCCGGCTTGGCGGATTAGGCATTTATCTTGCATTTGTGATCGGATTGATTGCCGTACTTCCCTTTATTCCGGACAGCCTGTCGGCGCGGGATGCTAACTTTATGAAGGCCTTTCTGATTGGCGGCTCCATGATCGTATTGATCGGAGCACTGGATGATCGTTTCCAGCTATCCGCCAAGGTGAAATTTCTGGCTCAAATCGCGGCCGCTTGTGTGGTCGTATTCGGATTTAATATTACCGTTGACTTTGTAAATATTCCGTTCCAGGATGCCTACTCTTCACTGGAGACCTGGATTGCTGTACCGCTGACGATCTTCTGGATTGTCGGTGTGACGAATGCGATTAACCTGATCGATGGACTGGACGGCCTTGCTGCCGGCGTCTCCGGGATCGCCATCGGCACGATCCTCGTAATGTCCCTGCTGATGGGCTATACGATGGTTGCGATGCTCTGTCTGCTGCTGCTTGGTGGAATTATCGGCTTCCTGTTCTTTAACTTTCATCCTGCGAAGATCTTCATGGGGGATGCAGGCTCGCTCTTCCTGGGCTTCAGCTTGGCGATGCTGTCTCTCTTGGGCTTTAAGCAGATTGCGATCGTGTCCTTTATTACACCGCTCATTATTATCGGTGTTCCATTGTCGGATACCTTCTTCGCGATCGTGCGCCGCAAGCTGCAGAACAAGCCGATCTTTGCTCCGGATAAAGGTCACCTGCACCATTGCCTGCGGGAGCTGGGCTTCAGCCACCGCCAGACGGTGCTGCTGATCTATGCGATTGCTGCTTTCTTCGGTGTATTGGCGGTCATTCAGTCTTCCGCCGCACTGTATGAGGCAAACTGGGTTACGTTCGTGGTCATCTGCTTCATGATGTTCTTCATGCAGATTGGTGCGGAGGTCATCGGCCTGGTTAGCAAGACCAAGCGCCCGCTTCTCAGCCTGATTAGCCGGATGCGCGTGCGCTCCAATGCCGATTCCGGCAGTAAATAA
- a CDS encoding WecB/TagA/CpsF family glycosyltransferase gives MKQASPFPTVPIFGIPFSKLDFKDTVAYLTEAVESGRPHQVITANPIMVMAALEKPAYKQMMLGADIIVPDGTGIVWAASKGGEPVAERVTGFDLVHELFRAGEMKRWRFYLLGTTPEVIQAAAERLQMQYPAAIVAGYRDGFFGPEQDQEVIADIRKAEPHILLVARGAETQEPWIARYKEDLGVPLMMGVGGTFDIVSGKSKRAPKLVQKMRMEWLYRLLREPTRFKRMLALPKFAVKVLREKENVTK, from the coding sequence TTGAAGCAGGCATCGCCTTTTCCTACCGTTCCAATCTTCGGCATTCCTTTCTCCAAGCTGGATTTCAAGGATACGGTAGCTTATTTAACGGAAGCCGTGGAATCGGGGCGTCCCCATCAAGTTATTACAGCCAATCCTATCATGGTCATGGCGGCCCTTGAGAAACCCGCCTACAAGCAGATGATGCTGGGGGCAGACATCATTGTGCCGGATGGCACCGGCATCGTATGGGCAGCCAGCAAGGGCGGGGAGCCGGTGGCGGAGCGGGTAACCGGCTTCGATCTGGTACATGAGCTGTTTCGGGCCGGAGAGATGAAGCGCTGGAGGTTTTACCTCCTCGGCACGACGCCGGAAGTGATTCAGGCAGCAGCGGAACGGTTACAAATGCAGTATCCGGCGGCAATTGTGGCCGGATACCGTGATGGATTTTTTGGACCGGAGCAGGATCAGGAGGTTATTGCAGACATCCGCAAGGCAGAGCCACATATTCTTCTCGTGGCCCGCGGCGCAGAGACGCAGGAGCCCTGGATTGCAAGGTACAAGGAGGACCTCGGTGTCCCGTTGATGATGGGGGTTGGCGGAACCTTTGATATTGTTTCCGGCAAGTCCAAGCGGGCGCCGAAGCTGGTGCAGAAGATGAGAATGGAATGGCTCTACCGCTTGCTGCGCGAGCCGACCCGTTTCAAACGGATGCTTGCTCTCCCGAAATTCGCCGTAAAAGTGCTGCGCGAGAAAGAAAACGTGACGAAATGA
- the csaB gene encoding polysaccharide pyruvyl transferase CsaB: MVSSAKTIVISGYYGFRNSGDEAVLKSILTALEEEGKAAGIRIEPVVLSIDPEWTAATYGVSAVHRMKLGEVRRAIAASDGLISGGGSLLQDVTSPKTIPYYLGVIKLAQWAGKPTFIYAQGVGPVNRRLFYPAIRSVLRKCTYISVRDTQSGELLQSMGIAPDVIQVVPDPVMGLPLPEALHQRAGDELPVIGISVRFWDAQRRELNAIAEGLKALLRQRPVHLRFLPFHRPDDEEASRYITERLGDITTYGGKISYYVEEQQPQDMLAEVSRCDVVLGMRLHSLIYAANQSIPLIGISYDPKIDHFLKRLDSAPVGRSEALDPEDLKRLLISMLDHAESWKSEHEAQIGRLKQEAQLPARHIAQYLGTEGE, from the coding sequence ATGGTCTCATCGGCTAAAACCATTGTAATCTCAGGTTATTACGGCTTCAGAAACAGCGGTGATGAAGCCGTTCTGAAATCGATTTTGACGGCGCTGGAGGAGGAGGGCAAGGCGGCAGGGATCAGGATTGAGCCTGTCGTTCTGTCCATAGATCCGGAATGGACTGCGGCTACTTATGGTGTCTCTGCGGTTCACCGCATGAAGCTAGGCGAGGTGCGCAGAGCGATTGCGGCAAGTGACGGCCTCATCAGCGGCGGGGGAAGTCTGCTTCAGGATGTGACGAGTCCCAAGACCATTCCGTACTACCTCGGAGTGATCAAGCTGGCGCAATGGGCGGGCAAGCCCACTTTTATATATGCTCAGGGTGTCGGGCCTGTGAACCGGAGATTATTCTACCCTGCTATCCGTTCAGTCCTGCGGAAATGCACCTATATTTCAGTACGGGATACGCAGTCCGGCGAGCTGCTTCAATCCATGGGCATTGCACCAGACGTGATCCAGGTTGTCCCGGATCCGGTCATGGGACTTCCGTTACCGGAGGCATTGCATCAGCGCGCTGGTGATGAGCTGCCGGTAATCGGCATTTCGGTGCGCTTCTGGGATGCACAGCGACGGGAGCTGAACGCGATTGCCGAAGGACTGAAGGCACTGCTGCGGCAGCGTCCCGTGCATCTTCGTTTCCTGCCCTTTCATCGTCCTGATGATGAGGAAGCGTCCCGGTATATTACCGAGCGCTTGGGTGATATTACAACCTATGGGGGAAAGATCAGCTATTATGTGGAGGAGCAGCAGCCGCAGGATATGTTGGCAGAGGTCAGCCGCTGTGACGTCGTGCTCGGCATGCGGCTGCACAGCCTCATCTATGCGGCCAATCAGAGCATTCCGCTGATCGGAATCTCATATGATCCCAAAATCGATCATTTTCTGAAGCGCCTGGACAGCGCTCCAGTGGGCCGGAGCGAGGCACTGGACCCTGAGGATCTCAAGCGGCTGCTGATTTCCATGCTGGACCATGCAGAAAGCTGGAAATCAGAGCATGAAGCACAAATCGGGCGGTTAAAGCAGGAGGCACAGCTGCCTGCCCGCCATATTGCACAATATTTGGGTACAGAGGGTGAGTAA